A section of the Malania oleifera isolate guangnan ecotype guangnan chromosome 2, ASM2987363v1, whole genome shotgun sequence genome encodes:
- the LOC131148368 gene encoding probable L-type lectin-domain containing receptor kinase S.7, with translation MDPNDGNTNAGGSSNVGTSSEDGSDSNLVLRGITQQVMAEIAQNSRGQNCPLADQFVGGLPLSQKHTHTECEQQVIHRDIKTSNIMLDGNFNARLGDFGLVRLMDHDKSPVLTLTAGTMGYLAPEYLQYGKATEKTDVFSYGVVILEVTCGKRPIEKEIGTQKMINLVDWVWKLHSEGNIIEAVDKRLSGEFKEEEMRKLLLVGLSYANPDCMERPSMRRVFQILNDEAESVLVPKMKPSLSFSSRLPLSLEDIMSDGKECKTS, from the exons atggatcccaacGATGGCAACACAAATGCCGGAGGAAGTAGCAATGTGGGGACTTCCAGTGAGGATGGCAGTGATTCTAATCTAGTGCTGCGTGGTATAACCCAGCAGGTCATGGCAGAGATTGCACAGAACTCTAGGGGACAGAACTGCCCACTTGCTGACCAG TTCGTTGGTGGCCTCCCTCTCTcgcaaaaacacacacacacagaatgTGAGCAACAAGTTATTCACAGGGACATAAAGACCAGTAATATAATGCTGGATGGAAACTTCAACGCAAGGCTTGGGGATTTTGGATTGGTGAGGCTCATGGATCATGACAAGAGCCCTGTTTTGACTCTAACTGCGGGAACAATGGGGTACCTTGCCCCAGAATATCTTCAGTATGGGAAAGCAACTGAGAAGACTGATGTTTTCAGCTACGGTGTGGTCATACTTGAAgtgacttgtgggaagaggccaATTGAGAAAGAAATAGGTACTCAGAAAATGATCAATTTGGTTGATTGGGTCTGGAAATTGCATTCTGAGGGAAACATTATTGAAGCAGTAGATAAAAGGTTGAGTGGGGAGTTCAAGGAGGAAGAAATGAGGAAGTTGTTGCTTGTGGGTTTGAGCTATGCAAATCCAGATTGCATGGAGAGGCCTTCCATGAGGAGAGTCTTTCAGATCCTTAATGACGAGGCAGAGTCTGTGCTTGTGCCAAAGATGAAGCCaagtctctctttctcttccagGTTGCCTTTGAGTCTAGAAGACATCATGTCGGATGGCAAAGAGTGCAAGACTTCGTAG